The uncultured Trichococcus sp. DNA window TCACAAACAGAATGTTATCTTGACCGCCGACGTTTTCAACCAAGGCTTTAGAGATAGCTTCATACTTTTTGGACATTTTTTATTCCTCCTTTTGTTGTGCCTTCATTTTATTAGGAAAACGTTCTTAAATAAATGGTATAATGTAGACAAACTATCTCGTTTTGTGGAAAGGTGAATGGCTATGCGTTATTTCTTCAATAATCATAATGACAATGACTACATGTTCCTTTACACGGTCGGCTACGAGGAAACTCAATCCGGACACACATACGGCCCCACCACCAGAAGTGGTTATATGTTGCACTATGTCCATTCCGGCAAAGGCACCTTCTGGAGCGGCGGCAAGCGTTACGAGCTGAAAAAAGGCGACTTCTTCTTCATTGAACCGCAGGCCATCGTCAGCTACAAAGCGGATGAACAGCATCCCTGGACGTATTATTGGATCGGCTTCAAAGGCTCTTTGATTACAGAATACCTCAAGCGCACAGCAATATCGAAGGAAAACCCCGTCTTCAGCGTCAAAAACGGCGGCGATCTGATCAAGGAAAAAATCAGCGAAATGATCGAAATCTCCTTCATTTCCGAGGACAACGACCTGTTGTTGAATGCCCGCTTGATGGAAATCCTTTTTTACTTAAGCCAGTCTTTCCCGGCCGAAGCACCTGCCCAGACCAGCTCGAATAAATTATTCACCCAAGCGCTGCAAATCATGCGCAATAACTATGATTCTCCAATCCAGATCGGCGACATCGCCGATTCGCTCGCGATCGACCGCACCTATCTGCACCGGATTTTCAAGCAGGAAATGAACGTCAGCCCGAAAGAATATCTGACCGGCATCCGCATCAGTCAGGCGAAGGAATTGCTGCTGCAGACGGATTGGCCCGTCAAAGTGATTGCCCAGTCGGTCGGCTTCGATGATCCACAGCGCTTTTCGCACACATTCAAGCAGCGCGAGCAACAGACGCCCAATCAATACCGCAGGAACAAACAATGACTTCAGGACTGATGCGGAGTGTGCCTGCTCCTTTGATTTGTCGACTGAATGATTACCGAAAAACACAAAACACCAGACAGATCGCTCTTCTGTCGGGCGTCAGCCCAGGACGGTGACTTAGATACCCGAGAGTTCGCCTGTCTGTCGACTGAAACGTTACCGGAAATCAAAAAACACCAGACAAATCCCCCTTCTGTCGGGCGTCTGCCCAGGACGGTGACTCAGGTACCCGAGAGTTCGCCTGTCTGTCGACTGAATGATTACCGGAAACCATAAAACACCAAACAAATCGCTCTTCTGTCGGGCGTTAGCCCAGGACGGTGATTCGTTTACCCGAGACCCGGCGCAGCTATCGACTGTTTAGTTACCGAAAAGCATAAAATACCAGACAGATCGCTCTTCTGTCGGGCGTCAGCCTAGGACGGTGATTCGTTTACCCGAGACCCGGCGCAGCTGTCGACTGAACGGATACCGAAAAGCATAAAACACCCGACAGATCGTTCTTCTGTCGGGCGTCAGCCCAGGACGGTATCTCTTTTACCCGAGAGTTCGCCTGTCTGTCGACTGAATGATTACCGAAAAGCACAAAACACCAGACAGATTGCTCTTCTGTCGGGCATCGGCCCAGGACGGTGACTCGTTTACCCGAGACCTAGTCAGTCTGTCGACTGATCGGATAGCGAAAACATCAAAACACCCGACAGATCGCTCTTCTGTCGGGCGTTAGCCCAGGACGGTATCCACAACACCCGAGAGTCCGCCAGTCTATCTGCTCAACAGACACCCAACCACAAAAAAACACGGCTATCCATTTGACTTGGATAGTCGTATTTTATGTGCTTTATTAACGAAAGCTGCAGCCTATATTTGAATTGCTAAGAATTGACAGCCTATTCCTGCTGCGAAATATCTAATTGCAGCGGACCTTTAGATCTCACTTCCAAATAATACGAAAGTTCTTTTTCTAATTCGCTTATCAGCTTTGTATCTTCAATCGCGTTCAAAATAGCGTAAGCCTTCTCAATGTACTCAGAGCCTTCATCATTTTTCCCTGTTTTTTGTAAGATAAGTCCTTTTCTCGAGTAAGCAATCGCTAGTTGATTATATTTTTGATATTTCTTGCATAATGAAATCACTTTTTCCAGGTACGAAAGAGCTTCAGGATATTTTTTATCATCGATCAGTAAAACAGATAAATTAATATCCAGATTAATCAATAGAACTTCAGCTTCCTTCAAATTATAGTAAGGGATTAATTGTTTCGTCGCTCTTTCACCAATGTTGACGGCTACATCAATCGGGAAAATAAACAAAATAGTGTTTATCAATCGGATATCCAGTAGATACCATCTGTCAAATTTCTCCAACCGCTCCCATATTTTCTTGGCAAATTGTTGTGCTTCCTCAACGTTTTTGGCTGTATTTAAAGCGATCAAACTTTCACATGCGTAGTAAAGGTTTCTTAACAAATAGTCGTCCTCTTCTTCTAAATAGGCAGCTATCTCATCTTTAACTAATTTCAAATCATCCAGATGATTATAATTCAACGCGAAAAATTCATTGATCAGCTTTTCTTTTGTGGTCAAATTATCTGTATTCAGAATGTAGCGGAACTCATCCACTGACACATTCAGCTTCTCCAATATTGCCAACCATTTTTTGAAAGTAGGTTCTATTTCGTTTCTTTCTATTTTAGAATACGCTGATTGGCCCATAATGCCTTCTGCAACATACTGTTGAGAATAGCCTCTATCGACCCTGATTTCTTTAAGAACATCTCCGAAGTCTTTTTTCACAGGCTTCACTCCTTTTTTAATAGTATTATACGACTAAATGGTTGAGATTGCATTTTTCTTCTTTATAATGAAATTATTAAGAAAAATATTTTTTTGAAAAGGAGTAACTGTCATGAAAAAGTTAATCATTTTTTCTCTAGCTCTCGGAGTATTGGCAAGTAATAGTTTGATTCTAAAGGAAATAGCTACTGATGCAAACCTGTCCAGCAAAGATGTTCAGCATGAACAAGTGGCAAAAGCACCAGCAAAATATTCCACGTATATGCTTTGGTTCATAGGATAGGCACTACGCACAATAATCTAATATAAGCAACTCCACACTTCCCAAAAAAAATAAAAAACAGGCCAGGACTTTTGGGTCCTAACCTGCAGTTTGTCTCCTGACAAAGCTATAATTGATAAATCAAAAAAAATAGTCTGGAGCCGGATTCGGACTCCGGTCCCAGACTTTTCGCAGTTGTTTTGTTCCTTCAGCGTCTTTTCCGTCCAACCCATCAGCCTGAACCTAAAATGTAGCGAAGAATTCATATTCGTTCATTATAGCGAAGCGAAGTTATGTATTGCGATCAAATGATTAAAATGAGATGGGGTAATGCGGGGAGGATTTCAGCTACGGGATAGGCAGAAAAGAAACTTCAGACTGCTCCATTAGTGATTGATTGATATAAACCTACCTCCAGCGATTGCTTAAAATGTGTTCTACAATTGGCTTTTGACCATCGCGATTTAAACAAAAGTTGTTTACCTTAGTAAGAGCTCTCCTACTACAGTCAGTATAGCACCCATACGCATTTTTTTCTATTTGTTTTTTAATATGTCAAACAAGGCCAAATGTTGTTCTATATTGAACACTCTGAAATAATAAGTTTCGTCAATCACTGTTGAATCAACAAACTTTAATTTGTTTGTATAAATTACTTACTTTTTGGCATGATAACTCCATCCATTATATTAACCGATTGTCCGAAAATTATACAACATAATTATACTAAAGGGTCAGAAAATACAAAATTGTTTTTCGCTGAGCGGCCCGCTTTGTATAGTCATGTTGAATTTTTTTGAGGGGATATTCAGAAACTTGACACAAGATCACCCCAAAAGATGAGCCCCTTGAAATGCTCGAACTATAGTTCCTTGATGAATGACTTCCGTAAAATAAAACCAGCCGCAGCGACTCCCGTAATGCAATCGGGTGCCGCCGGGGCTGGTTTTTGTTGATTAAAGGATCGTGTCGCCTTCGCCATATGAGCTGCGGCCAGCTTCGATGATGCCTTGATTGCTGTCGCCGTTGTAGATGGAGTTTTTGACCAATACATAATCGCACTTACGGATAGCAGAAATATCTCTTCCGCCCGCATAGGAGATCGAGGACTGCAGATCTTCGCGCATTTCGTTCAATGTGTCTGCGATCGTGCCGCGGTAAGGCGTCAGGATCTTTTTGCCTTCCACGTTTTTGCGTTGGCCTTTTTGGTATTCGGAAGCACTGCCGAAGTACTCTTTGTACAAGCCACCGTTGATTTCTTTCGTTTCGCCCGGTGACTCGTCGTGTCCAGCCAATAATGAGCCGACCATGACCATCGTCGCGCCGAAGCGGATCGATTTAGCGATATCTCCGTTTGTACGCACGCCGCCATCAGCGATGATCGGTTTGCTTGCAGCTTTCGCACACCAGCTTACCGCCGCCAATTGCCAGCCGCCTGTACCGAAACCAGTCTTGATTTTGGTCGTGCAGACTTTACCAGGCCCGATTCCCACTTTTGTCGCATCGGCTCCGGCATTTTCCAATTCACGAACGCCTTCAGGAGTACCCACGTTACCGGCAATCAAGAATGTTTCCGGCATCACAGCTTTGACGTGTTTGATCATACGGATGACTTCATCGGAATGACCATGCGCCACGTCGATTGTTGTATATTCAGGAACAGCTTTTTTTGCCGCCAATTCGTTCACGAAATCGAATTCTGCCGCTTTGATCCCCAAACTGATCGAAGCAAACAAACCTTTTTCCTGCATTTTTTGGATGAATGGCAAACGGCTCGCCTCATCAAAACGATGCATGATGTAAAAATAACCTTCCCGCGCTAATTTTTCAGCAAGTTCTTCATCCAGAATCGTCTGCATATTCGCAGGCACCACCGGCAATTTGAACGTCCGGCCGCCCAGAACGGCAGTCGTATCGCATTCAGAACGACTTTGAACAACGCTCTTGTTCGGAATTAATTGTACGTCTTCATAATCAAAAATTTTCATTTACTCTTTCCCTCTTTCTGTTAGTGCACAAATCCTTTTGGGAATCGCTTTACACAGACACGGACGTGAAGGCAAAAAATGTCTTCTATCGTAAAGTCCCAATAGTAAGTTACACTACTGCCACATGTTTGTCAAAGATTAATTTGTGATGAAACGTTCGGATTTCTGATCCACGTCACGAAAAGCCGAGGAATGCCGCATCCCAGCAAAGTTCCGTGCATCCCCATCACCGATAAAAAGACAACAGTTCCTGGAGCGGCCCGCGATCGCGGAAATCCTTCAGATGGACGACATGGAACGGATGCGCCACGGCGAATCTTCGGATCGGAATCTCCTTCAGCGTCCCCTCCTCCAGTTCCTTTTCGACCGATATGCGGTAGAGAAAAGCGATGCCGCGGTTCTCCGCCACCAACTGCTTGATCGGGCCGATGCCGCCGACGACGGTCGTCCGCCCGAAACTGCTGAGGTTCGCCCCCTCTTTCAGGAGAGCATTTTCCAGAATCCGCCGCGAACCGGAGCCTTCCTCGCGGACAAACAGGTGCTCGCTGAACAGCGCCGCCAAATCCTGTTGACTGCGCCACAAAGGGCTTTCAGCTGCACATACGCCGATGAACGGCTCATCGGACAGCTTTTCGAAGCCGAGTTGGCTCTGGTTGAAGTCGCCTTCGATGAGCGCGAAATCGATTTTCCCCTTCTGGATCAAGCCGGTCAACGTGGCCGTATTGTCGACGATCATCGATAAATGATGTCGCGGATGCTGCTCCAGGTAGCGCCCAATCAGCCCTGGCATGACGTACTCGCCGATCGTCAGCGTCGCCCCGAAAGACAGTGTTGGTGCATCGTCTTGCTGCAACAGATGTGTGCGGATCCGTTCCACATCGCGGTTCAGCAGCGATAGTTGTTCCTCCAGATAGCGCCCCTTTTCAGTGACAAGCAACTGCTTGCCTTCATAGCGGAACAGCTGGACGCCCAGTTCCTCCTGCAGATGCTGGATGTGCTGGGTGACGGCCGGCTGGGTAATGTTCAATTTTTTGGCGGCTTTCGTGTAACTGCCCTCGTCGATCAGCGTGAGAAACGTTTTGTAGCGGTAATCCAACATGTGTGGCACCTCCCATTAATTTTGCTTATACCTGCATAATAAATCATTATTTTTATTTATGCAAAAAGTCGGGTAAAATGGATACCTGTAAAGCAACTGTTAGGGAGGATTCCGACACTCATGAAAATAAATGCACTCAAGAAAGAACTCGATGGCGTGCTGCCCGGCCTCGCCGCCAGCATCGCCATCTCATTGGTCAGCCAATTTTTCGCCCGCTTCCTGCCGACGCTCGGCGCCGCTTTGATCGCCATTTTGTTGGGGATGCTGCTGGGCAACACGGTCCTGAACCGGCCGGAACTGGGCTCGGGCACGAAATTTTCCGAGAAACGGCTCTTGGAATACGCCATCGTCCTGAACGGGCTGATTTTGGATTTCCAGGTACTGAAGTCAGCAGGGATCAAAGGCTTCGTCTTTATTATGCTGCAGATGGGGCTGACGATTTTTGTCACCTACCGGTTGGGCAAAGTCTTCGGCTTCGGCAAACGCTTCTCGCTGCTGATGGGCGCCGGCAACGCAGTCTGCGGCTCCTCTGCCATCGGGACCGTTTCGCCGATCGTCCAGGCCGACAACAAGGAAAAAGGCATCTCGATCACAATCGTCAACCTGACCGGCACCGCGCTGATGGTCCTGCTGCCTGTCCTGGGCGCCGTCCTCTACGGCAGTGACACGCTCCGGACATCCGCTCTGATCGGCGGCACCGTCCAATCCGTCGGCCAAGTCGTCGCCGCCGCCAAACTCGTCAATGACGACGTCGTCACGCTGGCGACCGTCTTCAAGCTGATGCGCGTACTGCTGATCATCGGCGTCGCCGTCTTGTACGGGCGCATGAACATGAACGAAGGCGAATCTTTGTTCACACGCAAAAAACGCTCGGGGATTACTGCCAGCGAAGAATCGGGAGCGTCCGCCAGCCCGGCCGCCGTCTCCTACGGCGTGCCGTGGTTCCTGACCGGATTCGTCGTCTTCTTCCTGATCCGCAGCTTCATCGGCGTCCCCGACAGCGCCCTGGTCGCCTCAAAAGCCATCAGCACCCAATTCGAAGTCGCCGCCCTCGCCGCAATCGGCATGCGCGTCAAATTCGCCGACATCATCAAAGAAGGTCCCAAAGCCATGCTTTATGGGTTGACCGTCGGCGCGGTGCAAGTTTTGATGGCCGTGGTGTTGATACGGGTGTTTTTCGGATAACTCCAACAAAAAGCATCGGTTCCTGCGGGAGCCGATGCTTTTTTCTTTGCTATTTCGCGATCTGTCGGGTGTTTTGTGGTTTTCGGTATCCAATCAACCGAAAGACGAACAATGACCCAATCAAGAAGATCATCGTTCTTGGATAAAAACCTTTTTCTCTATTTAAGCGTTTTCGTGAACGTGTTTTTAGATTTTTGAACAGGTTATAGAATGGTCCGATAAGCTAGGATATCGCTGAATGTCCTGTTAATATGAATTTATCAGCTGATGGTTTGCTTCAAATATTTGCTTAGCAGGAATTCGAAAATCAGTAAAATGGATCCATAAAACAGATGGGGTTCATGAGGATTTTTGGAGAATTGAATATCGTCATTGGTTGCTATAGCCAATCGGGAATACTCCGCAATAGCCGAATTGGCATTGCCGACGAAACTCAACACCTCAACCCCGTTTTCATTTGCTTGCTTCACCAGTTCTTTCAATCGGGACGTTTCGCCCGATTCTGTGACTACAATAATCAGCGTCTCTTTTGCATACTCCTTTTGGATCAATTCCAAATGAGAATTGGCTATGCTCCGAAAGCCGTTGATGATGAGAGACTCGTTTATATAATTTCCGATGATCTGAGAAAAACCAGAGCCTAAAATCATGATCGTTTTGTCTTGATAATCGTTCATTATCTTCTCAAAATCCTCGTAGTAGCGCTCTGCTGATTTTTTATAAAACAATGTTTTTGTCGTTTCAGATAAGGCCAGTTGCTTGTCCATGACCTCATTCTCTTTGATTTTGAAAACCAACTCACTGTACCCGGAAAAATTCATTTTTTTGGCTAAATTGATGATGGTGGCTGGCGAAGTATAACATTGTTTCGCGACACCGCGGATTCCTAAAGTTTTGATGTCTTTAGCGTGAGTTTCGATAAATAAGAGAATGTTTTTTTCCGTTTCATTTAAATTATATTTATTTGACAAATTTTCAATATTCATGCTGGTCACCTCTTTAAAATCTATCATATCACAAGAAAAAGAAATGGAGACGATACCTATGAAAGAAAAGTATATTGCCGATCCGTGGGCCAGAACCACCACGAGAAATAATTTGAACGGTGATGAAGTCATCTCAAGTCTGCAAAAATGCATCCGTCGCGGTATGACGAAAGAAGCTTGTGAATTTGCATATGAAATGTACATCACTTCGCCTCAATTCGAAGAAAAACTCTGGCGCAGACTCTTGGCCATCTCTGTTGAAGACATCGGCATGGGAAATCCTAATGCGGCAGTGATGGTGAACAATTTCAACCAAATGCGCAAGGAATTCGCCTACAATGAATCAGATCGGGCAATGTTTTTCTTTCACGCAATCCGTGTTCTGACTGAATCCGAAAAAGATCGCTCAACCGATTTGCTGAAAAATATTGTCATCAAAAGCTTTGCTATGGGATATGTTCCTGAGGTACCGGATTTCGCTTTGGATAAGCATACGACGCGCGGAATGGAAATGGGTCGCGATTCATTCCATTTCCTGCACGAAGCCAGCAAAGTCATTCCTCAAATGGAAGTGACCAACACTTATAAAGAAGAATACGAAGCCATTTTGAAAGAGTATGACCCTAATAAAACCGTTCCGAACGCATTCGTATTCAATAGCTGGCAAATATAGAATCATAAGGAGATGTTGTAATGAACAAAAAGGATTCCTTTTTAGAAAAACTGGACCGCATGCTGAGTCCGATAGGCACAAAAATAGGTAATCAAATTCATTTAAAAGCCATTTCCTCCGGTATGATGTTCGGGCTTCCCTTCATCGTTGTAGGATCGCTTTTCTTAATCTTTGCCAATCCAGCCATCAACATGGATCTGTATGACCCCGAGACGGCAAATATCTTCGTGCGCTTTTTGGCAGCCTGGAAAAACTTTGCCTCCGCAAACTACGAGCTGCTGACCGCGCCTTACAATATGACAATGGGGATTTTTGGTCTGATCTGTGCTTTCGGGATCGCCTATTCCTTGGCTCGCGAGTACAAGTTGGACGCTGCCATGAACGGAATGATCTCGTTGGCGGTCTTTATGCTTGTGGTTGCAAGCAGCGTCGATGGCCAGATTTCAACTGAGTTTCTTGGCACAAACGGATTATTCGTTGCCATCATCATCGGATTGATCGTCGTGGAAGTATCCCGGTTGGTGGAAGTCCGGAACTGGAAGATTTCTATGCCGGATACGGTTCCCCCGGCTGTCACAGCGTTCGTCAATTCGATGCTGCCTTTATTTTTGAACATCATTTTGATTTATGGATTAAATGTACTTATTATCGCATTGACCGGCAGCACCTTCCCGCAATTCGTCATGTTGTTGCTGACTCCTGCCTTAAGTTTTTCTGGAAACCTATGGGGATTCATCGCAATCGTCACATTCGGGAATTTTTTATGGCTTTTCGGAATCAACGGGACCTCCATCATTTTTCCGATCGTGTTTTCAATCGGAATCACAAATACCGGCATC harbors:
- a CDS encoding AraC family transcriptional regulator, whose translation is MAMRYFFNNHNDNDYMFLYTVGYEETQSGHTYGPTTRSGYMLHYVHSGKGTFWSGGKRYELKKGDFFFIEPQAIVSYKADEQHPWTYYWIGFKGSLITEYLKRTAISKENPVFSVKNGGDLIKEKISEMIEISFISEDNDLLLNARLMEILFYLSQSFPAEAPAQTSSNKLFTQALQIMRNNYDSPIQIGDIADSLAIDRTYLHRIFKQEMNVSPKEYLTGIRISQAKELLLQTDWPVKVIAQSVGFDDPQRFSHTFKQREQQTPNQYRRNKQ
- a CDS encoding helix-turn-helix transcriptional regulator, encoding MKKDFGDVLKEIRVDRGYSQQYVAEGIMGQSAYSKIERNEIEPTFKKWLAILEKLNVSVDEFRYILNTDNLTTKEKLINEFFALNYNHLDDLKLVKDEIAAYLEEEDDYLLRNLYYACESLIALNTAKNVEEAQQFAKKIWERLEKFDRWYLLDIRLINTILFIFPIDVAVNIGERATKQLIPYYNLKEAEVLLINLDINLSVLLIDDKKYPEALSYLEKVISLCKKYQKYNQLAIAYSRKGLILQKTGKNDEGSEYIEKAYAILNAIEDTKLISELEKELSYYLEVRSKGPLQLDISQQE
- a CDS encoding GMP reductase, with amino-acid sequence MKIFDYEDVQLIPNKSVVQSRSECDTTAVLGGRTFKLPVVPANMQTILDEELAEKLAREGYFYIMHRFDEASRLPFIQKMQEKGLFASISLGIKAAEFDFVNELAAKKAVPEYTTIDVAHGHSDEVIRMIKHVKAVMPETFLIAGNVGTPEGVRELENAGADATKVGIGPGKVCTTKIKTGFGTGGWQLAAVSWCAKAASKPIIADGGVRTNGDIAKSIRFGATMVMVGSLLAGHDESPGETKEINGGLYKEYFGSASEYQKGQRKNVEGKKILTPYRGTIADTLNEMREDLQSSISYAGGRDISAIRKCDYVLVKNSIYNGDSNQGIIEAGRSSYGEGDTIL
- a CDS encoding LysR substrate-binding domain-containing protein, with the translated sequence MLDYRYKTFLTLIDEGSYTKAAKKLNITQPAVTQHIQHLQEELGVQLFRYEGKQLLVTEKGRYLEEQLSLLNRDVERIRTHLLQQDDAPTLSFGATLTIGEYVMPGLIGRYLEQHPRHHLSMIVDNTATLTGLIQKGKIDFALIEGDFNQSQLGFEKLSDEPFIGVCAAESPLWRSQQDLAALFSEHLFVREEGSGSRRILENALLKEGANLSSFGRTTVVGGIGPIKQLVAENRGIAFLYRISVEKELEEGTLKEIPIRRFAVAHPFHVVHLKDFRDRGPLQELLSFYR
- a CDS encoding putative sulfate exporter family transporter, translated to MKINALKKELDGVLPGLAASIAISLVSQFFARFLPTLGAALIAILLGMLLGNTVLNRPELGSGTKFSEKRLLEYAIVLNGLILDFQVLKSAGIKGFVFIMLQMGLTIFVTYRLGKVFGFGKRFSLLMGAGNAVCGSSAIGTVSPIVQADNKEKGISITIVNLTGTALMVLLPVLGAVLYGSDTLRTSALIGGTVQSVGQVVAAAKLVNDDVVTLATVFKLMRVLLIIGVAVLYGRMNMNEGESLFTRKKRSGITASEESGASASPAAVSYGVPWFLTGFVVFFLIRSFIGVPDSALVASKAISTQFEVAALAAIGMRVKFADIIKEGPKAMLYGLTVGAVQVLMAVVLIRVFFG
- a CDS encoding MurR/RpiR family transcriptional regulator, which encodes MNIENLSNKYNLNETEKNILLFIETHAKDIKTLGIRGVAKQCYTSPATIINLAKKMNFSGYSELVFKIKENEVMDKQLALSETTKTLFYKKSAERYYEDFEKIMNDYQDKTIMILGSGFSQIIGNYINESLIINGFRSIANSHLELIQKEYAKETLIIVVTESGETSRLKELVKQANENGVEVLSFVGNANSAIAEYSRLAIATNDDIQFSKNPHEPHLFYGSILLIFEFLLSKYLKQTIS
- a CDS encoding PTS transporter subunit EIIC, with the protein product MNKKDSFLEKLDRMLSPIGTKIGNQIHLKAISSGMMFGLPFIVVGSLFLIFANPAINMDLYDPETANIFVRFLAAWKNFASANYELLTAPYNMTMGIFGLICAFGIAYSLAREYKLDAAMNGMISLAVFMLVVASSVDGQISTEFLGTNGLFVAIIIGLIVVEVSRLVEVRNWKISMPDTVPPAVTAFVNSMLPLFLNIILIYGLNVLIIALTGSTFPQFVMLLLTPALSFSGNLWGFIAIVTFGNFLWLFGINGTSIIFPIVFSIGITNTGINSELVASGQEATVAMNLQMFRISVLGGAGGTLGLIILMLRSKLVHLKTLSKISIIPGICGINEPVIFGLPIVFNPILAIPFLLTPIINLVLTYYAQVAGIISMGYIIDPSFTPFFAQAYLATMDFRNVLFYFGLVVLSIFIYYPFFKVYENSLSRQSAMENQ